A stretch of Episyrphus balteatus chromosome 2, idEpiBalt1.1, whole genome shotgun sequence DNA encodes these proteins:
- the LOC129912261 gene encoding uncharacterized protein LOC129912261 — MDLTSHPSAVDIYQIHRTPFFRRLHRNNSDQFERLKKAYENIRSFDEKPLQVQVKKVRLGKLLRRIKDTLTKSKPKHEKQLRSKPKSQHQIRCEELAKARQKGSEYSRQNLNSISTPKLIQAKILSPQEEWLQRKSQLKRRLDYGNKKSEKNRSKIQRFQEMCLQYSPEVQEFHRVPRPHSLGMKEKLRKLLVRYLSEEKANQDVVNSLEEIAKTRNDLYWDLMGAISKQQKFIKRYWHFTKKLSTFAMRSKEQNQHSHVEIFESKTNIKPCGSEVCIRTYRYSDDDEYLPAPTESLLRMPIPDLTEEIPTHDEFREDLMENNSPIQHLHIAFPNHISSTRLCELHIPENDMNLSNKFGEIIRNTVRKESVIMLTNLEKAMKH; from the coding sequence ATGGATCTAACTTCTCATCCATCAGCAGTTGACATTTACCAAATTCATCGGACACCTTTTTTTCGAAGACTTCATCGAAACAACTCAGACCAATTCGAACGATTGAAGAAAGCTTATGAGAATATCCGAAGTTTTGATGAGAAACCACTTCAAGTGCAGGTGAAAAAAGTACGACTTGGTAAATTATTGCGACGCATAAAAGACACATTGACAAAATCAAAGCCTAAACACGAAAAACAATTACGATCTAAACCTAAAAGCCAACATCAAATCCGTTGTGAAGAATTGGCAAAGGCCCGACAAAAGGGAAGTGAATATTCTCGTCAGAATTTGAATTCTATTTCAACTCCCAAACTCATTCAAGCAAAGATCTTAAGCCCTCAAGAAGAATGGTTACAGAGAAAATCTCAACTAAAACGTCGCTTGgattatggaaacaaaaaatcgGAGAAAAATCGATCTAAAATTCAGCGATTTCAAGAAATGTGTTTACAGTATTCTCCAGAAGTCCAGGAATTTCATCGCGTCCCAAGACCTCATTCATTAGGAATGAAGGAAAAGCTTAGAAAATTACTAGTTCGTTATCTATCCGAAGAGAAAGCTAATCAAGATGTTGTTAATTCGCTCGAAGAAATTGCAAAAACAAGAAATGATTTGTACTGGGATTTAATGGGAGCTATTAGCAAGCAGCAAAAGTTCATAAAACGTTATTGGCATTTCACCAAAAAGTTGTCAACATTTGCAATGAGGAGTAAGGAACAAAACCAACATAGCCATGTAGAAATATTTgaatcaaaaacaaatataaaaccGTGTGGTTCAGAAGTATGTATCAGAACTTATAGATATTCCGATGACGATGAATATCTACCAGCACCAACGGAATCGCTTTTGAGAATGCCAATTCCAGATTTGACAGAAGAAATTCCTACACATGATGAATTTAGAGAAGATTTGATGGAAAATAATAGCCCTATACAGCATTTGCATATTGCTTTTCCAAATCATATATCTAGCACAAGACTTTGTGAGCTACACATTCCCGAAAATGATATGAACCTATCAAATAAATTTGGAGAAATCATTCGAAATACAGTTCGAAAAGAATCAGTTATTATGCTAACAAATCTTGAAAAGGCTATGAAGCATTGA